In Nitrospira sp., a single genomic region encodes these proteins:
- a CDS encoding AAA family ATPase — protein sequence MDNHSYPSSARTISVQGITLHLAQPISTLQEWIGSREPLQQLLACWLKVDPRDLPLSPRITGPPGIGKTTLAMSGAKERKQDLYVFQCTADTRPEDLLITPVLAESGSIAYHASPLVTAVLTGSICVLDEGNRMNEKSWASLASLLDHRRCVESIIAGILIQAHEDFRCCVTMNEDASTYEVPDYMLSRLQPTLGLGFPSRQDEMAILRYHLPFAKDEILNIAVGFLQDAHQLNLEYSIRDGLHLIQYAVKRLAQDSSHPVALDRMWQESLLKVLGPESLDLEEQSKRRTRAMGDQALPKGFGDFFFEEDDPLHPGR from the coding sequence ATGGATAATCACTCATACCCGTCATCTGCCAGAACCATTTCTGTACAGGGCATTACGCTGCATCTGGCGCAACCGATTAGCACGCTACAGGAATGGATCGGGAGTCGGGAGCCGTTGCAACAACTCCTCGCCTGCTGGCTCAAGGTCGATCCCCGAGATCTCCCGCTGTCGCCGAGAATTACCGGTCCTCCAGGCATCGGAAAAACGACGTTGGCGATGTCGGGCGCCAAGGAACGCAAACAGGATCTGTACGTCTTTCAATGCACTGCCGATACCCGCCCGGAAGACCTGCTGATTACACCGGTCCTGGCTGAATCGGGCTCCATCGCCTACCACGCGTCGCCACTGGTGACCGCGGTGCTCACCGGAAGTATCTGCGTGCTGGATGAAGGCAACCGGATGAACGAGAAAAGCTGGGCCTCCCTGGCCTCCTTGCTCGATCATCGGCGCTGCGTCGAATCGATCATTGCAGGCATTCTGATCCAAGCGCACGAAGATTTTCGCTGTTGCGTCACCATGAACGAAGATGCGTCCACCTATGAAGTGCCGGACTACATGCTCTCCCGACTGCAACCGACCCTCGGCCTTGGATTTCCGTCGCGGCAGGATGAAATGGCGATTCTCCGCTACCATCTCCCCTTTGCGAAGGACGAGATCCTGAACATTGCCGTCGGTTTTCTGCAGGACGCCCACCAGCTGAATCTGGAATATTCGATCCGCGACGGCCTACATCTGATCCAATACGCCGTCAAACGGCTGGCCCAGGACTCATCCCATCCTGTTGCGCTCGACCGCATGTGGCAGGAATCGCTCTTGAAAGTCCTCGGCCCCGAGTCGCTGGATTTGGAAGAGCAGTCGAAACGGAGAACACGCGCGATGGGCGATCAAGCGCTACCCAAAGGCTTTGGCGATTTCTTTTTTGAGGAAGACGACCCTCTACACCCGGGACGCTGA
- a CDS encoding hemolysin family protein, producing MDILILLALIGLSAVISTAEIGFFSVNETRLRALAKNGNKRASMALTLRSDPQRLLSTILVGDRLVGTAIPMYATFITLNAYGGKTVFEEAIAVMVGVLTFVLLVSVDVIPKTLAAKFAVPVTLNMAYPVYGVQIFLKPLLFLMVPLIQKLTGGKGLTLPLVTEEELKIMLDEGGKAGELESEEVKMIKNVFQLKDITAEDAMTPRIYVFSLDGNLRLKEAQELLYNSKYSRIPVYDGTLDNITGVLYKTKALTELAKGRSDVRLRDIAHPALFVPAGKTADDLMKQFQQEKRHMGIVVNEYGGVMGLVTLEDLLEEVVGEIVDETDITEELIKRIGKNQILVHGRTEVRKVNDFLKVDLGDEALTIGGLIQGELGRIPKAGEELHIAHCRLVVHEADPRSIRSVNIYKEEKTPAPVETPSLNPVS from the coding sequence ATGGATATTCTGATCCTACTAGCATTGATAGGGTTATCTGCCGTCATTTCGACGGCTGAGATCGGATTCTTTTCGGTCAATGAGACCCGTCTTCGCGCCCTTGCCAAGAATGGTAACAAACGGGCATCCATGGCGCTGACGCTCCGAAGTGACCCACAAAGGCTACTTTCGACCATTCTTGTCGGAGACCGGCTGGTAGGAACCGCCATCCCAATGTATGCCACCTTCATTACCCTGAATGCCTACGGCGGGAAAACCGTATTTGAGGAGGCTATCGCCGTGATGGTGGGCGTCCTGACGTTCGTCCTGCTGGTGTCGGTGGACGTTATTCCAAAGACGTTGGCTGCCAAATTTGCCGTGCCGGTCACCCTGAACATGGCTTATCCCGTTTACGGCGTCCAGATTTTCCTTAAGCCGCTCTTGTTTCTCATGGTGCCGCTCATTCAAAAGCTGACCGGCGGCAAGGGCCTCACTCTCCCCTTAGTCACTGAGGAAGAACTCAAGATCATGCTGGATGAGGGAGGGAAGGCCGGCGAGTTGGAATCGGAAGAAGTAAAGATGATCAAGAATGTCTTTCAGTTGAAAGATATTACCGCGGAAGATGCTATGACTCCGCGCATCTACGTCTTCTCGCTGGACGGGAATTTGCGTCTCAAGGAAGCGCAGGAGCTGCTGTATAACTCGAAGTATTCCCGTATTCCGGTCTATGACGGGACGCTGGATAACATTACCGGGGTGCTCTATAAGACCAAAGCATTGACCGAACTGGCGAAGGGCCGATCAGATGTTCGACTCAGGGATATCGCCCATCCGGCTCTGTTTGTGCCGGCAGGTAAAACGGCTGATGATTTAATGAAGCAATTCCAACAGGAAAAGCGTCACATGGGGATCGTCGTCAACGAGTACGGCGGCGTGATGGGTCTGGTTACCCTCGAAGACCTTCTGGAGGAAGTGGTCGGTGAGATCGTCGATGAGACCGATATCACCGAGGAGTTGATCAAGCGAATCGGGAAGAACCAGATTCTCGTCCACGGCAGGACCGAAGTGCGCAAGGTCAACGATTTCTTGAAGGTCGACCTCGGCGACGAGGCCCTAACCATCGGCGGACTCATTCAGGGAGAACTCGGCCGTATCCCCAAAGCGGGGGAAGAACTCCATATCGCCCATTGCCGTTTAGTGGTGCACGAAGCAGATCCCCGATCGATCCGCAGTGTGAACATTTATAAAGAAGAAAAGACTCCCGCCCCTGTGGAAACGCCTTCACTGAATCCCGTCAGCTAG
- a CDS encoding LysM peptidoglycan-binding domain-containing protein → MNQTCKVVGSGVLVLCGTMFLSGCVVLEEKYNAEKARSLNFQRLLAQEEKRTAELDSEAKRTKKELAEFEARNRELAAQVQSAREQMGRLQEESEAVKESAMLERKAMQDMRKMAPSASAKPKKVDELAALTRETDALLQDSTKEMAGLAAPAETAKPSAKSGTTIHVVKPGETLFRVSRLYGVPIDKLKKWNKLSDDIIELGQKLIVGME, encoded by the coding sequence ATGAATCAGACTTGTAAGGTGGTCGGGTCCGGCGTGTTGGTGTTATGCGGCACTATGTTCCTCAGCGGCTGTGTGGTGCTCGAGGAAAAATACAATGCGGAGAAGGCGCGAAGTCTGAACTTCCAGCGGTTGCTGGCTCAGGAAGAAAAGCGCACGGCTGAGCTAGACAGCGAAGCGAAGCGAACGAAAAAAGAACTGGCTGAATTCGAGGCGCGGAACCGCGAATTGGCCGCGCAAGTTCAGTCGGCCCGAGAGCAAATGGGACGGCTTCAGGAAGAGTCGGAGGCGGTTAAAGAGTCGGCTATGCTGGAGCGGAAGGCCATGCAGGACATGCGGAAAATGGCCCCGTCCGCATCCGCCAAACCCAAGAAGGTCGATGAACTGGCGGCGCTTACGCGTGAAACCGATGCCCTCTTGCAGGATTCGACGAAAGAGATGGCAGGCCTGGCCGCCCCTGCGGAAACGGCCAAGCCCAGCGCTAAATCAGGAACCACCATTCACGTGGTGAAGCCCGGGGAGACGTTGTTTCGCGTGAGCCGCCTGTACGGCGTCCCCATCGACAAGCTGAAAAAGTGGAATAAACTTTCAGACGATATTATTGAATTGGGGCAGAAACTCATCGTTGGAATGGAGTAA
- the ligA gene encoding NAD-dependent DNA ligase LigA — MPPDLFDSLSPSRRPDCTAPASEQLAWLRQEIRRHDYLYYVKDRPEISDGEYDRLFKDLSDLEAAHPELVTDDSPTQRVGAPPLAELGKVKHERPMLSLDSIVDVADVLAFDQRMKRELETEQVEYTVEPKFDGLSIELVYEQGRLVRGSTRGDGTTGEDVTVNLRTIRSLPLHLRTESSPPDHLAVRGEVYMKLDDFHGLNRTITERGDEAFANPRNAAAGSLRQLDSNITAARPLVVTCYEAMALSTTPPNSHSEELDALAEWGLPVPSHRRRCHTIEEVIAVHRETEQIRDNLPYEIDGLVVKVNRRAWQEQLGFKSRSPRWAIAFKFAPRKEITIVQNIVVSVGRTGTLTPVALLRPVEVGGVTISRATLHNADEVARKDIRVGDTVKVERAGDVIPAIAERIPIPGESRSEPFTMPGHCPVCGSAVGREGAYFYCTGQSGCAAQLKGAIEHFASKQALNIEGLGKKTVAQLVDHKLVGSLADLYRLTRDQLLPLEGFAEKSTSLLLEAIEQSKTVSLARFLMGLGIRQVGQHIAKVLAKELGTLDAIMDADEARFLEVKEIGPEISSSLASYFREESNRRVIAQLRELGVMITEQARSASPQSLPFSGMTFVFTGGLDRFSRDEAKALVERLGGTVSSSVSKRTSFVVAGHEPGSKLDQAQKLGVAVLDEQRFADLLKEDSAS; from the coding sequence ATGCCACCAGATTTATTCGATAGCCTCTCGCCCTCCCGGCGACCTGATTGCACTGCGCCGGCCTCGGAACAGCTCGCCTGGCTTCGCCAGGAGATCCGAAGACATGACTACTTGTACTACGTCAAAGACCGCCCCGAGATTTCCGACGGTGAATACGATCGGCTGTTCAAAGACCTGAGCGATCTCGAAGCCGCTCATCCGGAATTGGTGACGGATGATTCGCCGACTCAACGAGTCGGGGCCCCGCCTCTGGCGGAATTGGGCAAGGTCAAGCATGAACGGCCGATGCTTAGCCTCGATTCGATCGTCGATGTGGCCGACGTCCTGGCATTCGATCAACGGATGAAGCGGGAATTGGAGACAGAACAGGTGGAGTACACCGTCGAGCCGAAGTTCGACGGCCTCTCCATTGAGCTGGTCTATGAGCAGGGCCGATTGGTGCGCGGTTCCACCAGAGGCGACGGAACAACCGGCGAGGATGTGACCGTCAACCTCCGGACGATCCGCTCCCTTCCCTTGCATCTTCGCACCGAGTCCTCTCCACCCGACCATCTCGCCGTGCGCGGCGAAGTGTATATGAAGCTCGACGATTTCCATGGATTGAACCGAACGATCACGGAACGGGGAGACGAAGCGTTTGCCAATCCCCGCAACGCCGCCGCCGGCTCTCTTCGGCAGCTCGACTCGAACATCACCGCAGCCCGTCCTTTGGTGGTGACCTGCTACGAAGCCATGGCGCTATCTACGACACCGCCGAATTCTCACTCGGAGGAACTGGACGCCTTAGCTGAGTGGGGACTTCCCGTTCCGAGCCATCGACGCCGGTGTCACACCATTGAGGAGGTCATCGCAGTCCACCGCGAGACCGAACAGATTCGCGACAATCTCCCCTATGAAATCGATGGGCTGGTGGTGAAAGTGAACCGCCGGGCCTGGCAGGAACAGTTGGGATTCAAATCCCGCAGCCCCCGCTGGGCGATCGCCTTCAAATTCGCTCCGCGCAAGGAAATCACGATCGTGCAGAATATCGTCGTCTCGGTCGGACGTACCGGCACACTCACTCCCGTCGCACTCCTACGGCCGGTTGAAGTCGGTGGCGTGACGATCAGTCGGGCGACGCTGCACAATGCCGATGAGGTGGCGCGAAAAGATATCCGTGTGGGCGATACGGTCAAAGTTGAACGGGCCGGCGATGTGATTCCGGCCATTGCCGAACGCATCCCGATTCCCGGGGAGTCCCGGTCCGAACCGTTTACGATGCCGGGACACTGTCCGGTATGCGGATCGGCGGTGGGACGAGAGGGAGCCTATTTTTACTGTACCGGCCAATCCGGGTGTGCTGCGCAATTGAAAGGCGCCATCGAACACTTCGCCTCCAAGCAAGCGCTCAATATCGAGGGGCTTGGGAAAAAGACCGTCGCGCAACTTGTGGATCACAAGCTGGTCGGAAGTTTGGCCGATCTCTATCGTTTGACCCGCGATCAACTGCTACCGCTCGAGGGGTTTGCGGAGAAGTCGACGTCACTTCTCCTCGAAGCCATCGAACAGAGCAAGACCGTGTCGTTGGCCCGCTTCCTGATGGGGCTTGGCATCCGCCAGGTCGGCCAGCATATCGCCAAGGTACTCGCTAAGGAACTTGGAACCTTGGACGCCATCATGGATGCGGATGAAGCTCGCTTCTTAGAAGTTAAAGAAATCGGCCCTGAGATCTCCTCCAGCCTGGCGTCCTATTTCCGCGAAGAATCCAATCGTCGGGTCATTGCCCAGCTGCGCGAGCTCGGCGTGATGATTACAGAGCAGGCTCGTTCGGCTTCACCCCAATCGCTCCCGTTTTCCGGGATGACGTTTGTCTTCACCGGTGGACTTGACCGCTTCAGCCGCGATGAGGCTAAAGCTCTGGTCGAGCGATTGGGAGGGACCGTCTCTTCAAGCGTGAGCAAACGCACGTCGTTTGTCGTCGCGGGCCATGAGCCCGGCTCGAAGCTTGACCAGGCACAGAAGCTGGGAGTAGCAGTGCTAGACGAACAGCGTTTCGCCGATCTGCTGAAAGAAGACTCGGCTAGCTGA
- a CDS encoding septal ring lytic transglycosylase RlpA family protein, with the protein MKGSRPVSVRPSLTFAAALLVCTVFTACQSQPPPIHRFPGYPVGFNERGVASWYGPGFHGNKTANGERYDMHKLTAAHRTLPLGSIAVVRSVSTGRQVTVRINDRGPFAKGRVLDLSLAGAEAIGMTGNGTDQIELQVVGYQARPEGMGVLRVQVGAFADPLNARGLFEQVGAQYPGGRIVQVELSEGRRYRVQVGQFLTEAEAQIASTRLDAQYHLQSFVVRDDG; encoded by the coding sequence ATGAAGGGCTCAAGGCCCGTTTCAGTCCGTCCTTCTCTTACTTTCGCCGCCGCACTCTTGGTCTGCACGGTTTTCACCGCTTGCCAATCCCAACCGCCTCCCATTCACCGATTCCCTGGATATCCTGTCGGGTTTAATGAGCGAGGGGTCGCGTCCTGGTATGGTCCTGGATTCCACGGAAACAAGACCGCGAACGGAGAACGGTACGATATGCACAAACTGACGGCAGCGCACCGGACGTTGCCGCTTGGCTCTATTGCCGTTGTGCGATCAGTTTCCACGGGAAGACAGGTCACAGTACGCATCAACGATCGTGGTCCATTTGCCAAGGGGCGGGTACTTGATCTGTCGCTGGCCGGGGCTGAAGCGATAGGAATGACCGGAAATGGAACCGATCAGATTGAGCTTCAGGTGGTTGGATATCAGGCCAGACCTGAAGGGATGGGGGTTTTGCGGGTTCAGGTGGGGGCTTTCGCAGATCCTCTGAACGCTCGAGGGTTGTTCGAGCAGGTCGGGGCCCAGTACCCGGGTGGTCGCATCGTGCAGGTGGAGTTATCTGAGGGCAGAAGGTATCGGGTGCAGGTGGGGCAGTTCTTGACCGAAGCAGAGGCTCAGATCGCCTCAACAAGGCTGGACGCCCAGTATCATCTTCAATCCTTTGTGGTGCGGGACGACGGGTAG
- the trpE gene encoding anthranilate synthase component I has protein sequence MATPTYSLSLDEFRRYAQSGNLIPLYREILADYETPVSAFAKIDHGPSAYLLESVQGGEKWARYSFLGSGSPILMVEDRGDLLIKQGKRTRRIACHGAPLDRLREFMETYRPVTVPGLPRFVGGAVGYLGYDMVSTFENISVRRKESLNLPEFAFLLTDTLLIFDNVAQKIKVVANAHVASQSERAIRQAYRQATARIERMIARLRRPLRRTAPKRRRTPITFTPNMSKADFEKMVSQTQEYIKAGDIFQCVLSQRWETKLHATPFQLYRALRVVNPSPYMYYLRIAGVELVGSSPEILVRCEDGLVSVRPIAGTRRRGATVEEDEQLERRLLADQKERAEHIMLVDLGRNDVGRVAESGSVKVESLMNVERYSHVMHIVSNVSGRLAPEKTVYDVLQACFPAGTVSGAPKIRAMEIIEELEPTRRGPYAGAVGYFSFSGNMDMCINIRTVVVSKRRAFIQAGAGIVADSNPEYEYEETCNKARAMMKAIELAEQGLE, from the coding sequence ATGGCAACGCCAACGTATTCTCTCAGCTTGGACGAATTCCGGCGGTACGCACAGTCGGGCAACCTCATCCCTTTGTACCGGGAAATTCTGGCGGACTATGAGACGCCGGTTTCTGCGTTCGCAAAGATCGATCATGGTCCGTCGGCGTATTTGTTGGAAAGCGTGCAGGGAGGGGAGAAGTGGGCCCGCTACTCGTTTCTCGGAAGCGGATCACCGATTCTCATGGTGGAAGATCGCGGCGACCTTCTGATCAAGCAGGGCAAACGGACTCGTCGTATCGCCTGTCACGGCGCACCGCTGGATCGTCTGCGGGAATTTATGGAGACCTATCGTCCGGTCACCGTTCCGGGACTGCCTCGGTTTGTCGGCGGGGCCGTCGGCTATCTCGGTTATGACATGGTGAGCACGTTTGAGAATATTTCGGTTCGCCGGAAAGAGAGTCTGAACCTGCCGGAGTTTGCCTTTCTGCTGACCGACACGCTCCTTATTTTCGATAACGTGGCACAGAAGATTAAGGTCGTCGCGAATGCCCATGTCGCGTCCCAATCGGAGCGGGCCATCCGCCAGGCCTATCGTCAGGCCACTGCTCGCATCGAACGCATGATTGCCCGTTTGCGCCGGCCGCTCCGCCGGACTGCGCCCAAGCGTCGACGTACGCCGATTACGTTCACCCCGAATATGAGCAAGGCTGACTTCGAAAAGATGGTCAGTCAGACGCAGGAATACATCAAGGCCGGCGATATCTTTCAGTGTGTGTTGTCTCAGCGATGGGAAACGAAACTGCATGCGACACCGTTCCAGCTGTATCGCGCGCTTCGAGTCGTCAATCCGTCGCCCTACATGTACTACCTCAGGATAGCGGGCGTCGAGTTGGTGGGGTCGTCGCCGGAGATCCTCGTGCGGTGCGAAGATGGGTTGGTATCCGTTCGTCCGATCGCCGGCACCCGTCGTCGCGGCGCCACCGTCGAAGAGGATGAGCAACTGGAGCGCCGTCTGCTGGCCGATCAGAAGGAACGGGCCGAGCACATTATGTTGGTGGACCTCGGTCGAAACGACGTCGGGCGGGTGGCCGAGAGCGGCTCCGTCAAAGTCGAATCGCTGATGAACGTCGAGCGCTATTCGCACGTCATGCACATTGTGTCCAATGTGAGCGGCCGGTTGGCTCCGGAGAAGACCGTGTACGATGTGCTGCAGGCCTGCTTTCCGGCAGGGACAGTGTCAGGCGCTCCGAAGATTCGCGCGATGGAAATCATCGAAGAGCTGGAGCCGACCAGGCGCGGTCCCTATGCCGGCGCCGTGGGCTATTTCAGCTTTTCCGGTAACATGGACATGTGCATCAATATCCGCACGGTCGTGGTATCCAAGCGGCGCGCCTTCATTCAGGCCGGGGCCGGCATCGTGGCGGACTCGAATCCGGAATACGAATACGAAGAAACCTGCAATAAAGCCCGTGCCATGATGAAAGCCATCGAGTTGGCCGAGCAGGGTCTGGAGTAG
- a CDS encoding vitamin B12-dependent ribonucleotide reductase, giving the protein MRIERRFTRRGQGPYEGLTFVKRSSEIRNPDGSTVFKLENIDVPEQWSQLAIDILAQKYFRKAGVPQKDAAGNPLVGADGKPVLGSERDARQVFERLAGCWTHWGKEYGYFKTPEDSEAFQDEVGYMLARQMAAPNSPQWFNTGLHYAYGLSGPAQGHYYVDPKSREVVKSTNAFEHPQPHACFIQSVDDDLVNENGIMDLWVREARLFKYGSGTGTNFSRLRGDGEGLSGGGRSSGLMSFLKIGDRAAGAIKSGGTTRRAAKMVCLDLDHPDIEEFIDWKVIEEQKVAAMVTGSKICAQRLNAVLKACHVVDSMGQPKAEIDPKKNPVLREALAAARRDMVPEAYVHRMYAYAQQGFTHFVFHEYDTNWDGRAYQTVSGQNSNNSVRIPNEFFKALENDSDWQLKRRIDGKVCKTVKASDLWDRIAWAAWICADPGTQYDTTINEWHTCPEDGRINASNPCSEYMFLDDTACNLASLNLALFYTADGQFELENFRHAVRLWTIVLEISVLMASFPSKSIAERSYQFRTLGLGYANLGTVLMRQGIPYDSPKAMAICGAITSIMTGESYSTSAEMAAELWPFPGYTKNRDQMLRVIRNHRRAAYNTAADEYEGLSIVPLGIQPEHCPPDLLIAARRAWDRALELGTAYGYRNAQVTVIAPTGTIGLVMDCDTTGIEPDFALVKFKKLAGGGYFKIINQSIPQALTTMGYSESQIQDIIRYCVGAQTLKGAPFINHETLRNKGFDDAALERLESNLVQAFEIAFMFNKFTLGETFCIEKLGLTHAQLAETNFNMLKALGFTQEEIAAANEYCCGTMTVEGAPHLKAEHLPVFDCANRCGRIGQRFIHVDAHIRMMAAAQPFISGAISKTINMPAEATLDEVKSAYQFAWKSMVKAVALYRDGSKLSQPLSSSSDGEKTVEASVDTISVAAEKITERVLVRYLAKRRPLPGRRNGYTQKAVVGGHKLYLRTGEYEDGTVGEIFLDMHKEGAAFRSLMNCFAIAISLGLQHGVPLEEFVEAFVFTRFEPNGPVKLNDRIKMSTSIIDYIFRELAVTYLDRYDLAQVKEDDLRMDSMKMDEQDPECVDEEADLAALAKSSVDMEHLPIRRNGTKEHGNGNGHTMAARKVELIRETLTLTEVQSAKVKGYEGDPCPECKQFTMVRNGTCLKCVSCGATNGCS; this is encoded by the coding sequence GTGAGAATTGAGCGGAGATTTACCCGTCGCGGCCAGGGCCCCTACGAGGGTCTCACGTTCGTCAAGCGGTCGTCGGAGATTCGTAATCCAGACGGATCAACGGTGTTCAAGCTTGAGAACATTGATGTGCCGGAACAGTGGTCTCAATTGGCCATTGATATTCTCGCCCAGAAGTATTTTCGGAAAGCGGGTGTGCCTCAGAAGGATGCAGCGGGCAATCCTCTGGTGGGTGCCGATGGGAAGCCGGTATTGGGTAGTGAGCGTGATGCCCGCCAGGTGTTCGAGCGGCTTGCTGGTTGTTGGACACATTGGGGCAAAGAGTACGGCTACTTTAAGACGCCGGAGGATAGCGAGGCCTTTCAGGACGAGGTCGGCTATATGTTGGCCAGACAGATGGCCGCGCCCAATTCACCGCAATGGTTCAATACCGGGTTGCATTACGCCTATGGGCTTTCAGGTCCGGCGCAGGGACATTATTACGTCGATCCCAAGAGCCGTGAGGTGGTGAAGTCGACCAACGCCTTTGAGCATCCCCAGCCTCATGCCTGTTTTATCCAGTCCGTCGATGATGACCTCGTCAACGAAAACGGGATCATGGATTTGTGGGTGCGGGAAGCCCGGCTGTTTAAGTATGGGTCGGGAACCGGAACTAATTTTTCCCGTTTGCGGGGAGACGGTGAAGGCTTATCCGGCGGCGGGCGGTCGTCCGGCCTGATGTCCTTCCTCAAGATCGGAGACCGTGCGGCCGGTGCCATCAAGTCCGGCGGCACCACCAGGCGTGCGGCCAAGATGGTGTGTCTGGACCTCGATCATCCCGACATCGAAGAATTCATCGATTGGAAAGTCATCGAAGAGCAAAAAGTGGCCGCGATGGTCACAGGATCGAAGATCTGCGCGCAGCGGTTGAATGCGGTGTTGAAGGCCTGCCATGTCGTCGACAGCATGGGCCAGCCAAAGGCAGAGATCGATCCAAAGAAAAATCCTGTCCTGCGGGAAGCGCTGGCCGCGGCTCGCCGGGATATGGTGCCGGAAGCCTATGTGCATCGCATGTATGCCTATGCCCAACAGGGGTTTACCCATTTTGTGTTTCATGAGTACGACACGAACTGGGACGGGAGAGCCTATCAGACGGTCTCCGGGCAGAACTCCAATAACAGCGTCAGAATCCCGAATGAGTTTTTCAAAGCGCTCGAGAACGACAGCGATTGGCAGCTGAAACGTCGGATCGACGGCAAGGTCTGCAAGACCGTGAAGGCCAGCGATCTTTGGGACCGGATTGCCTGGGCCGCGTGGATCTGTGCCGATCCCGGTACGCAGTACGACACCACGATCAATGAATGGCATACCTGTCCGGAGGATGGTCGGATCAACGCCTCCAATCCCTGTTCCGAATACATGTTTCTGGACGATACGGCCTGCAACCTGGCCTCGCTCAATCTGGCGTTGTTTTATACGGCGGACGGACAGTTTGAACTCGAGAATTTCCGTCATGCCGTGCGCCTCTGGACGATCGTGCTGGAGATCAGCGTATTGATGGCCTCGTTCCCGAGTAAATCGATTGCGGAGCGAAGCTATCAGTTCCGTACGCTGGGGTTGGGCTATGCCAATCTCGGAACGGTGTTAATGCGGCAGGGGATTCCATATGACTCTCCCAAGGCCATGGCAATCTGCGGAGCGATTACCTCGATCATGACCGGAGAGTCGTATAGCACTTCGGCGGAAATGGCCGCGGAGCTTTGGCCATTCCCGGGATATACGAAAAATCGCGACCAGATGTTGCGCGTTATCCGCAACCACCGTCGGGCGGCCTATAACACCGCGGCGGATGAATATGAGGGGTTGTCGATCGTTCCGTTGGGCATTCAGCCGGAGCATTGCCCGCCGGATCTGCTCATCGCCGCCCGCCGGGCCTGGGATCGGGCCTTGGAACTCGGAACGGCCTATGGGTATCGCAATGCACAGGTGACGGTGATTGCGCCAACCGGCACCATTGGGTTGGTGATGGATTGTGATACCACCGGGATCGAGCCGGACTTTGCCTTAGTGAAGTTCAAGAAACTGGCCGGCGGCGGGTACTTCAAGATCATCAACCAGAGTATTCCCCAGGCCCTCACGACCATGGGGTATTCCGAGAGCCAGATTCAAGACATCATCCGTTATTGCGTCGGTGCGCAGACGCTCAAGGGCGCACCGTTCATCAATCATGAGACCCTGCGCAATAAAGGGTTTGACGATGCCGCGCTGGAACGGCTTGAAAGCAACCTGGTCCAGGCGTTTGAAATCGCCTTTATGTTTAACAAGTTTACCTTGGGGGAAACGTTTTGCATCGAGAAGCTCGGCTTGACTCATGCACAGTTGGCCGAAACGAACTTCAACATGCTCAAGGCGCTGGGATTCACCCAGGAAGAAATTGCCGCGGCCAACGAGTATTGCTGCGGCACGATGACCGTCGAAGGGGCGCCGCATTTGAAAGCCGAGCATCTGCCGGTCTTCGATTGCGCCAACCGTTGCGGGCGGATCGGCCAGCGGTTCATCCACGTCGATGCCCATATCCGGATGATGGCTGCAGCGCAGCCGTTTATCAGCGGCGCCATCAGCAAGACCATCAACATGCCGGCAGAGGCCACGCTTGACGAGGTCAAGTCAGCCTATCAGTTTGCATGGAAGAGCATGGTGAAGGCCGTCGCACTCTATCGGGACGGCTCGAAGTTGAGCCAGCCGCTGAGTTCATCGAGCGATGGGGAGAAGACTGTCGAGGCGTCCGTCGATACGATTTCGGTTGCCGCAGAGAAGATCACCGAGCGTGTGCTGGTCCGCTATCTGGCCAAGCGGCGACCGTTGCCGGGACGGCGAAACGGGTATACCCAAAAAGCCGTTGTCGGCGGGCACAAGCTGTATTTGCGAACCGGTGAGTATGAAGACGGCACGGTCGGCGAGATTTTCCTGGATATGCACAAGGAAGGCGCCGCGTTCCGGAGCTTGATGAACTGTTTTGCCATCGCGATCTCTTTGGGCTTGCAGCATGGAGTCCCGTTGGAGGAATTTGTCGAAGCCTTTGTGTTTACCCGCTTCGAGCCGAATGGGCCGGTCAAGCTGAATGATCGCATTAAGATGTCGACATCGATCATCGACTACATCTTCCGTGAGCTGGCCGTGACCTATCTGGACCGGTACGATTTGGCGCAGGTCAAAGAGGACGATCTTCGGATGGATTCGATGAAAATGGATGAGCAAGATCCGGAATGTGTGGACGAAGAAGCGGACCTCGCTGCGCTGGCGAAATCATCGGTGGACATGGAGCATCTGCCGATTCGCCGGAATGGAACAAAAGAGCATGGAAACGGAAACGGTCATACCATGGCCGCGCGTAAAGTCGAGCTGATCCGCGAGACTCTGACGTTGACTGAGGTGCAGAGTGCCAAGGTCAAGGGGTATGAAGGGGATCCCTGTCCGGAGTGCAAACAATTTACGATGGTACGAAACGGCACTTGTCTGAAGTGCGTGAGCTGCGGCGCAACGAATGGATGTTCGTAG